In Candidatus Tanganyikabacteria bacterium, the genomic stretch TGTTCCGCCTGGGCGACGATCTCGGCGCGGTCTTCATCCGGCGCACCCACACGGTCGAGACGCACAAGGGCCAGTATGCGTTTCCCGGTGGGTTCGCCGAGCAAGGCGACGAGACGCTCGCGGCGACGGCCCTGCGGGAATTCGAGGAGGAGCTGGGGGTCGCGCCGCACGACGTGCGCCTGGTGGGCGAACTCGACGACATCGCGACCATCTATCGGGTCCGCATCTCGCCCTTCGTGGGCCTGATCCCGCATCCGTACCCGTTCCGCCCCAACCCCGACGAGGTGGACCTGGTCGTGGAACTCGCTCTGCACCGCCTGGCCGGACCCGGTGTCCGCACGGTCGAGGAGATCCGCGGCCCGTCGGGGACCTATCGCGACGTGACCTTCTATCGCCTGGACGGCCACACCATCTGGGGCGCGACCGGCACCATCCTCGATCAGCTGCTGCTGCGGCTGGGGTTGCTGGAATGATGCGGATAAGATGGCCGGCACGGAGGCCGGCCCCACTTGGCAGACCCCTCCGGCCGGCCCCACTTGGCAGCCCCCTGCGGCCGGCCCCACTTGGCAGCCCCCCGAGGCCGGCCCCACTTGGCAGCCCCCTGCGGCCGGCCCCACTTGGCAGGCCCCTGCGGCCGGCCCTGCTGGGCGCGTTCACCCTTGCCCTGGCCGGCGGGTGCCGGTTCGTGCCCGAGGCCGGGACGCTCAAGGTCGGCAACCCGCAGGCCGTCATCCGCCAGGAGGAGGGCCAGGCGACCGCCGCCGTGATCGTCACGCTGCCGGTGCTGGCCAGCCCCGCGACCGACGCCGCCTTCAACGTCCGCCGGGACGGGCAGAACGTCACCGTGACCTCGAGCCCGAGCGTGTCCCTGCCCGGCGGGGTCGATCTGCTGGACGAGACGGCGACGTTCAAGACCAAGGTGTCCTACGAGATCACGGCCACCTTCCCGTGGGGCGGCACCGCCAAGCAGGCGCTCGGCATGACGCTGGCCCGGTCGCTGCAAGGCTTCCCGCGCCTGGCCGAGCCCACCGCGGGCGCCAATCTGCGCGGCGCGCGCCCGCTTTTCAAGTGGGACGCAGTGGGCCTCGAGACCGCCATGTTCCGGCTCGACGTGACGCCCGAGGGCGGCACGCCCCAGTCCTGGCTCGTCGGCCGCGGCGTGGCCACGTTCGACTGGGGCACGCCGGCCACCGCGTCGGCGACCGGCTTCCCGGGTTACCCACAGAAGCTCACGCCGGGCATCGAGGTCGTCGCGCAGGTCACGGCGATCGCGGGACCGAGCGAGCGCACCGAGCTTGCGGGCACGCGCACGCTGGTCGTGGAGCAGGTGCGCTCCAAGGCGGTCAAGTTCACGCCGTAAACCGGTAAACTGGATCCATGCTCGACATCAAGCAGATCCGCGCCAATCCCGACCTGGTCCGCAAGGCCCTGCAAGACCGCCAGGACGATCCGGCCAAGGTCGACCGCTTGCTGGAGCTGGAC encodes the following:
- a CDS encoding CoA pyrophosphatase — protein: MENVIAAALAARPKVELADPALSAAAVVVPLFRLGDDLGAVFIRRTHTVETHKGQYAFPGGFAEQGDETLAATALREFEEELGVAPHDVRLVGELDDIATIYRVRISPFVGLIPHPYPFRPNPDEVDLVVELALHRLAGPGVRTVEEIRGPSGTYRDVTFYRLDGHTIWGATGTILDQLLLRLGLLE